One window from the genome of Cryobacterium sp. GrIS_2_6 encodes:
- a CDS encoding extracellular solute-binding protein has translation MHSTARTRRVLAATAASAAVILALGACSSGGGAAGAATTAHGPITIWYSNNATEIAWGKQMVTAWNADHPNETVTAQEIPAGKSSEEVIGAAITAGNAPCLVYNTAPVAVPQFQKQGGLVNLSSFSDGDSYIKARSGDTAAQYESTDGKFYQMPWKSNPVMIFYNKDMFAKAGLDPEHPKLATYDEFLTASRALVSSGAAANAIYPSPTSEFYQSWFDFYPLYAAETGGKQLVEDGKATFTGDEGAKVAEFWKTMYTEGLANKELYQGDSFADGKAAMSIVGPWAVPVYKDKVNWGAVPVPTSAGTSADKTYTFSDAKNVGMYTACKNQGTAWDVLKFSTSEAQDGQLLSLTGQMPIRSDLTTTYPDYFAANPAYVAFGDQAARTVEVPNVSNSVEVWQTFRDAYSKSVIFGQGDISSTLGGAADKINTLVSSK, from the coding sequence ATGCACAGCACAGCACGAACCCGGCGAGTCCTCGCCGCGACCGCGGCATCGGCCGCCGTCATCCTCGCCCTCGGCGCCTGCTCATCGGGCGGCGGCGCGGCGGGAGCGGCGACGACGGCCCACGGCCCCATCACGATCTGGTACTCGAACAACGCGACCGAGATCGCCTGGGGCAAGCAGATGGTGACCGCCTGGAACGCCGACCACCCGAATGAAACCGTCACCGCGCAGGAGATCCCGGCCGGAAAGAGCAGCGAGGAAGTGATCGGCGCCGCCATCACTGCGGGAAACGCACCGTGCCTCGTGTACAACACAGCCCCGGTCGCTGTTCCCCAGTTCCAGAAGCAGGGCGGCCTCGTCAACCTGAGCAGCTTCTCCGACGGCGACTCCTACATCAAGGCCCGTTCGGGCGATACCGCGGCCCAGTACGAGTCAACAGACGGCAAGTTCTACCAGATGCCGTGGAAGTCCAATCCTGTGATGATCTTCTACAACAAGGACATGTTCGCCAAGGCCGGGCTCGACCCGGAGCACCCGAAGCTCGCCACCTACGACGAGTTCCTGACCGCCTCCCGCGCCCTGGTCTCCAGTGGGGCCGCGGCGAACGCGATCTACCCGTCCCCGACGAGTGAGTTCTACCAGAGCTGGTTCGACTTCTACCCGCTGTACGCCGCCGAGACCGGGGGCAAGCAGCTCGTCGAAGACGGCAAGGCCACGTTCACCGGCGACGAGGGCGCCAAGGTCGCCGAGTTCTGGAAGACCATGTACACCGAGGGACTCGCGAACAAGGAGCTCTACCAGGGCGACTCGTTCGCCGACGGCAAGGCCGCAATGTCGATCGTGGGACCGTGGGCTGTTCCGGTGTACAAGGACAAGGTGAACTGGGGCGCCGTTCCGGTGCCGACGAGCGCGGGCACATCCGCTGACAAGACATACACGTTCAGCGACGCCAAGAACGTCGGCATGTACACAGCGTGCAAGAACCAAGGCACAGCCTGGGACGTGCTGAAGTTCTCCACGAGCGAGGCGCAGGACGGCCAGCTCCTCAGCCTGACCGGCCAGATGCCGATCCGCTCCGACCTGACCACCACGTACCCGGACTACTTCGCCGCGAACCCGGCCTACGTCGCCTTCGGCGACCAGGCCGCGCGCACCGTCGAGGTTCCGAACGTGTCGAACTCGGTCGAGGTATGGCAGACGTTCCGGGACGCGTACTCCAAGTCGGTCATCTTCGGCCAGGGCGACATTTCGTCCACCCTGGGCGGCGCGGCAGACAAGATCAACACCCTGGTCTCGAGCAAGTAG
- a CDS encoding sugar ABC transporter permease, with the protein MGRNPIGLLLSAPYLVFVIAVFAYPLIFAVYMAFHDYFFAAPGAQVDRPFVGLDNFQEVLSDPAVIRSFGNVGIFLLINVPLTVVLSLVLATALNKAVRGRTFLRVAYYVPYVTASVAVVGVWLFLFSGGGLVNQVLGPLAPDPSWLISPTWAMPTIALFVTWKQLGFYILLYLAALQSVSTELYEAASTDGAGAIRKFFSVTIPGVRPATVLVLLLSTVTGANLFTEPYLLTGGGGPNGASTSPVLLMYQKGIEQGNPDTASAIGIILVIGVLIIAFIQRKVAGGDES; encoded by the coding sequence CTGGGCCGGAATCCGATCGGGCTCCTGCTCAGCGCCCCCTACCTCGTCTTCGTGATCGCCGTCTTCGCGTACCCGCTCATCTTCGCGGTGTACATGGCCTTCCACGACTACTTCTTCGCCGCCCCCGGCGCCCAGGTCGATCGGCCGTTCGTGGGCCTCGACAACTTCCAGGAGGTGCTCTCCGACCCCGCGGTGATCCGCTCGTTCGGTAACGTCGGCATCTTCCTGCTGATCAACGTGCCGCTGACCGTCGTACTCTCGCTCGTCCTCGCAACGGCACTCAACAAGGCCGTGCGCGGCCGCACCTTCCTGCGGGTCGCGTACTACGTGCCCTACGTCACCGCGAGCGTCGCGGTCGTCGGCGTATGGCTTTTCCTCTTCAGCGGTGGCGGCCTCGTCAACCAGGTCCTCGGCCCGCTCGCCCCCGACCCGTCCTGGCTGATCAGCCCGACCTGGGCGATGCCCACGATCGCCCTGTTCGTGACCTGGAAGCAGCTCGGCTTCTATATTCTGCTGTACCTCGCCGCGCTGCAGAGCGTGTCGACCGAGCTCTACGAGGCCGCCTCGACAGACGGTGCCGGTGCGATCCGCAAGTTCTTCTCCGTCACGATCCCCGGCGTGCGCCCGGCGACGGTGCTCGTGCTGCTGCTCTCCACCGTGACGGGAGCGAACCTCTTCACCGAGCCGTACCTCCTCACCGGCGGCGGCGGCCCGAACGGGGCATCGACCTCTCCCGTGCTGCTGATGTACCAGAAGGGCATCGAGCAGGGGAACCCGGACACCGCGTCCGCGATCGGCATCATCCTGGTGATCGGCGTGCTCATCATCGCCTTCATCCAGCGCAAGGTCGCCGGAGGTGACGAATCATGA
- a CDS encoding carbohydrate ABC transporter permease, with the protein MSRGQNILRGVVLTIGAVAFLFPFYYMIVGSLQKSPDTSIAGAFPNPANLTLENYADINSRVNLMQTLLNSGIFTGGVILGTLVFGVLVGYALAQLQWRGRGITFALVLLVQVVPFQLLMIPLYVMIARDYGLADNYLGMILPFAINSTAVIIFRQYFLQVPRELFDAARIDGAGEVVLLWRIALPLVRPALLTVVLLTFIGPWNEFLWPFLVTKQASMQPLAVALANYISTVAASAANPFGAVLAGACVLAGPAVILFILFQRHFVSTDIGSGVKG; encoded by the coding sequence ATGAGCCGCGGACAGAATATCCTTCGCGGCGTCGTGCTCACCATCGGAGCCGTGGCGTTCCTGTTCCCGTTCTACTACATGATCGTCGGCTCACTGCAGAAGTCGCCGGACACCTCCATCGCGGGAGCATTCCCGAACCCGGCCAACCTCACCCTCGAGAACTACGCGGACATCAACAGCCGCGTCAACCTGATGCAGACCCTGCTCAACTCCGGCATCTTCACCGGCGGCGTGATCCTCGGCACCCTCGTGTTCGGAGTCCTCGTCGGCTACGCGCTCGCCCAGCTGCAGTGGCGCGGCCGCGGGATCACCTTCGCGCTCGTTCTGCTCGTCCAGGTCGTTCCGTTCCAGCTGCTGATGATCCCGCTCTACGTGATGATCGCGAGGGACTACGGCCTTGCCGACAACTACCTCGGCATGATCCTGCCGTTCGCGATCAACTCGACGGCCGTGATCATCTTCCGGCAGTACTTCCTGCAGGTCCCCCGCGAGCTCTTCGACGCGGCCAGGATCGACGGTGCCGGCGAGGTCGTGCTGCTCTGGCGGATCGCCCTCCCGCTCGTGCGCCCCGCCCTGCTCACCGTCGTGCTACTGACCTTCATCGGCCCGTGGAACGAATTCCTCTGGCCGTTCCTGGTCACCAAGCAGGCCTCGATGCAGCCGCTCGCGGTCGCGCTCGCCAACTACATCAGCACCGTCGCGGCCTCCGCGGCGAACCCCTTCGGAGCGGTCCTCGCCGGCGCCTGCGTGCTGGCCGGACCCGCCGTCATCCTCTTCATCCTCTTCCAACGACACTTCGTCTCGACCGACATCGGTTCAGGCGTGAAAGGCTAG